TCAAGATTTCCACGATACTTGTGGCCAGCTTTAATGGGACACCGTTTCAGGCTGAATTGCTGGAAATTACCTGGGTAGATCGGGTGGGAATTGGAggattattagaaattttatggCCGACTAATTTTGGCCGTGAATGAGAAACGAATGGAAGGAAGATTTTCTTCGTGAACGTTTCTCCTAAAACTTTCGTTTGCGAGTGGGCCgttgaaacgataaaaataagaaaaacgataaaaacgcgttaaaaatgtaaaagacgCGACGATGGATCATTTTAGCGAAGATTTGTGGCAAAGCAGAAGATGCAGAAAGTCTGTTTCGAATCTCCGTCGGTGGAACCTTTCGGCATGCTGGAAAATAACGCGAAGCACGGAAAGGTCAAAGTGTTTTAAGAGAACGGAAAGGAACGCGGTGATTCTCGTGGAGTTGCGTCGACCTCGTACAACCATCCCGAACCATGGAACGAACGGACAGATAAAACAGACACAAGTGGGGAACTGCGAAGTAGAGGATAGTGGAACGTTCCGAGCGGTCTGCTTTCCAGGAACACGCGCGTAAATCACGATTTTATTACGGATAATTTTACGAGGAGTCGAGCTCGCCGCCGCCGACGCTGTTCCAGTGTCGGCTACCTTAAACTCGTAATCGAGCGTCCCGTGATGCCCACGGCCGCGAAATCGTTAGCGAATTAGAAAAACGAGACGAGCCATGAAAAAAGAACTACCTAAGGTGGAACTCAATCTACAGCGACGTTTTTGCGAAATCTCGTGCCATATCGCTCGAGGTGCCTCGAGTGTTCGAACCTTCTTTCGAATTCTTGTCGAATCTCATTGTCTAGACACGTTCGGAGCTTCGTTAAATACGctaacgaagaaagaaaaaaagtcaGTTGGAAGGATAAGCGGACGACTttagaaaacgaaattataattGACAGTAGCCAATTAACGGGTATAACCTCGACAGCTACTCCGGTCTATTCAAATCTAATCATTTCTGATTAGGATCCTTTACGCAAGTCACGATAGCTGTTTATAACCGAAGCATCgtagtttcaaattttacgttTACAAATTTCTCGGATGTTCCGAGCAATTCGATCAAACCTATGTCCGCAGAAGGgaaactaataaattaaagaagagGGAAAACCTGAAAACGAAAGTTTGATAACATTCGAAGCCCCGAGGAGCAGAATTTCGCGGCGAAGCACGTGCATCAATTTGAGTCGTGAAACGGGACGCGTTACGCGTAAAAGTTTTGTGGCAGCGATGGTTTCATATTCTCGTGCGTGTAAGAGAAAGATCTAAAGGGGAGTAGTATACCCTCGAAGAATTCGAAAGGGAAGCAAGATAGGCATTTTCGGATGGCTTCTgatagagaagaagaaaagaagaagaaaaaaaagagcagGATTCCTGACGGAGGAGGACGTAAACGTTCGAGGGTcgcgtataacgtaaacgcAAAGTAGAACACACGACTCCCATAAGTCGTAAAaggaacctataaaattgtgctCCGCGCCCACGGGCGGCGGCCAGCCAGCCGgcaatttcatatatttacgTCAATCTTCTCGAGTTATGAAACAACATAGGTGAAGGTAATGTATGGGCCATGGTTACGAAAGCAGTACCACCGAAAAGAAGATTACTTACTTATCCGTCTCGTTGTGATTGTCATAATCTTGAAATTATGacaattacgttatcacgCGTCATATTTCCTGTCAATGATACAACACACATACGTACTAATGCTATATTAGTCGATTAAATGTTTCCTATTTCTTCGTCGATTTCTTGAAACGTTTCTAGTAGTAGGCTATAAACTATAAATtgcacaaaaatataaaataaatcggtTGCAGTCCTGCGGACATCGATGAGAAACATTAGAAAGGATAGaggaatagaaaaaaataagaaagtctctctctctctctctttactAATAATCTTCGCAAACCTAATAGACACGTTCGATTACACGGGTGATGgaatcttcctttttttacaaaatttacttCGTTGTAAGATAAACTGGTTTTACGGGACGAGATTGAAAAATCGCTCGACGAAGCGTCgaaacaccgaaaatggacgtttaatttttttatcgtatatCAGAGatgatattacgttatacgagcATATACGAGCACCGGCTTTATGCAAAGGAAATTCAATAGCCGAACAGTTTATGCGTACTTGCACGACACGGCCTCTGCTGCACCACGGGAATATTAAAAAGCGAAGCTTTTTTATTGGAGCGCTTTATGAACAGCAACGAGCACAGTTTTATCACTTGCGCTCGCTGGAATGGAAAGTCTTCGACCTCCAAGATCCCAGATCTTCTTCCGAAGATATTCTAAGGATGAAAATGAAGAATGAAAATCGCTACTTACACAAGAATACATCGCACTTGATTTATCGACATGCTTCGTTTTTTCACTGTTTGGAATTTCCTTTGCTTCGTTTACGAGAACATCTTGCGATCCTTTTGAAAAAGTGATAATCGTATCTGCGTTGAGTAAGATACTGTCCTTGATATACGTATTAATAAAGAAGAGTATTAGATAGATTATAAGATTGatatttatagataataataacagaaatCACGTGTGAAATTTAACGCATGTAAGTAGATTAATCTAAGCTACAGGTCGTGAATGGCAATTTAGATTATGTAAAGGggtaagaaagaaacaaatccacgatcattgaaatataccaaaaatttatttacataaaaacatGAATATAATACCTATAATATTTCAACTGCTgcttgcattttttttttttttttttttttgtcattttcaTTCGGTGTCAATATATCGAAAAAACAATCGGCGTCGAGATAGATCCTTTCAAACTAATCGATATTgtcgctttttttttctttgttttcttttttaacgtcGCGATAGtctaaaagagaaaaagaacggaaagaaaagaaaaagaaaaacagaaaatagcGAGAAACAACTATTAAACGGGTCTAACTTCTAAAAGTATGCGTAAGAGAAACGTAAATCGATGAGATTTGCAAACACAGTGTGTCCAAAGAGTTCGTTTCTATTCGTTGGCCAAACAGTTAACCAGATAAATCAAACGAAACGCAGTGGAGCCCCGTTCGCAAGACTGGATTTTtccattctatatttttcccttcttttttttcacgcCCTCCCGTTATATTTCGTTCAGCTTCACCCCTTCGATACGATTCGTACGTGCGTGTACGCGTATAGTGCgcgacaaaaacgaaaaatcacCTTCTCCTCATCGTCATAAATAgtgcgtttattattattaaaatcggTCGCGGGCGTCTCTCACAACCCCTTCGACGATCGTTCATTTTTGTCTCATCTTTCTGCGCTTTGTCTCGTCTGttcgttacaatatttacaaaaaacgTACGTACAACACAGGGTATACTCGGTAtcggagaaagaagaaaagaaagtgtAGTTAGGTACGAGATACACAACGATAAACGTGTTATCTTTtttcctccctctctctcacCCTTTCATCTTGTCGTCTTCGAGAACACACCATCGATTCCTTTACAATCATCGTTAAAACGTTTATCCATttcgtctttctctctcattcACGATCCTACAATACACGATCTTACGTCGTTTACAAATTTCCTCCAATTGCACTCGACCCTTTTACTAAAAAGCAAGggaattcaattttccaatcgAACCATTCGATCGATAACGCGAGTCTCGATCGACACGATGTTCCATCGCCGAAtgatctctttcttttttctttttttttggcgtgaaattatttttctcgaagATCAGCGACCATTTTAATCGTGGAACGGAACATAGATACATGATATAAATCGTCGATCGTCCATATATCGTTGGTCGTGATCGTTCTTGCTGGCGCTCCAAAGTGTGCGGCACTCAATCAAATCAGCGTTGATCAGCGCTACGGAAACGATCAAGCAATCTACCGCTAAAGCTACCTGCTGTTTTTCGACATgctttctccctctttctctctctcgttctatgaatttctttctttcttgtcgTTTAGCACGATTAATGTTTCCTTAAACTGTACGGGTATAAAAAGGAGTTGTTCGGTTCGCGCCGGCCGTTCTTACAAAATTTCTGAGAAACTGGAACCACGTGGCGCGAGTTTTTCTTTGCGGGGTTGCTCAAGAAAAGGCAACTTCATAAAGTGTCGTCTAGCAAGAAACGTAATTAATATTGGTAAAATGTGTGAAAGAACTTCCATATGAAAAagtgtttcttttcttttctttctcttagtATTAGAAAACGTTTTATTGCTTTATTAGTTGTCGCGATGGTACAGTTAATCGtgcgttatattttatgaaaatactttAGGTATTTTTCTATGCTCCCCtttcttgcaattttttcttatattacggttaacaaatatttaaatgtctAGTTACTGTaataatggaattatttttctattatattttgtgttacatatttttctacgtcCTTTCGTGTTGCAATTTGtgtgaataattttatcgatggTAGACATAGACACGAATTAAACAAACGTATAAGTTTCCCTCGGTAACCGAAACGTTAACCACtgttctttatttaatatcacgGTTAACCTTAAAAGGAAGATatcgctaaaaaaaaaaaaaaaaaaagacaaatctctatatattaaattaagataTGAACTTAAAACATCCTATTCGTTTCtacatacttttattaaatatttgtactaACTTTAGAATCACaattatgtacaaaattaaaataaataaatcgaaccttacaaaataatacaaatatatgtaaaaacatCGCTTAAATCGTGTCAGTTACAGGGTGTTcgatattaatagaaattactCCGACATTTACTCAAAACTATATTATACTTTCCACTTCTAAGATATCAAAAACTAATAAGAACAagagaaaaacaattttcagcTCCTCAtcttaaacataaaatattcctttttaaaattatacgcttatttactttttattgttTACGCTTGATCAAAAAGATTGcttgaaaatgaaaagctAGTTTTCCTTTTAATTCGAAACAAGCTACATCCGGAATCACTCCTTCGCTATTTCCAATCGCAAATAAAGCAGTATTAAATGATATCAAAATTCTCTTCTTCAAATCTATCGTCCTAACACTCTTCTCTAAGTCGTACCcatatatttttcctcttcAATCTCGAGCAACCGCGTTAAAGGAGCTCCACGTGGTACTAGTCAATGATCAAGCAGACCATCCTGAACGCGGAAAAGCCGGTCACAGGATAATCGCAGAAACGCGAGTCTATCGTAAAGGACAGACACATGCGACATTCGATATTGTTAAGATCGATAATACGATTAGTCCCAAaaaacgaatatcgttatcaATATCGTTACCATCGCTATTATTGGTTCATTTTAATTGGACCGCTGGCACGGCAGGCGATTAACGTTCTAAATCGACATCAATTATCTTCTATTCTTTCATAGcttatgaattattttgaaGAAACGGTTGCAGGAGTCTCGCGTGTCGGTGTTTggttaattagaaaaaatggAGAACCAGGAGAGGCACTGGATACGCGTAAAAAAGTCTCCCTTTGACACCTAGCTCTTTATCAAAATCGGCTAGTAGAAAATATCGTATCTTCGTCGCTTCTTCCGGTATATGACGTCGTAAAAAGCTCACGACTCGACGAGActccattttttatttaatgttcttgTCCAAATTAAAACGATTCGATAAGAACACAAAATCGTGTTCTCGtcggaaaaattgaaaaagtctAACAGCCCTCCTTGGTAGATAGCTTCGATATGAAAAATTAGACAGCTTGTTAGATGGCCGTTGTTGCAAGTTCCATTGGCGATCACACGAGTTCTAATGGCGGAAAATGCCCCTTCTCGTATTGCTCTTAATCGATATGGTTGTATAAAACGGTACGATAGAGCGTAGTTGCTCCAAGTTCATTGATTAGAAAGATTGAGACAGATATGGGTGAAGTAGCGTAGAAAAGTTGATGGATGCTCTCCGAGATCGTTCTGGATCACTCGACGCTATCGACTTTATGAATTTTCAACGTGTCGATACACCGTGGACTTGCGAGTATAGCGAACCGAGCTATGAAATGTTAGAAACGTTCGAGCGaattaaatcgatattaaaGCACGTAATGTATACGTAATTAACAGACAATATGTTAAAAAACAGTGATTCTTAAAGGTACGTAAGTATACTTGATTTGGTACAAATTGATATAATccatgaaaaattgttttcatacgtcgattaaaaaaaaaaagaaagaaaagtaaaagaagtCTTGTTCGATCGTGCACCAAATCATAAAAGATTGACAATATCGAAtccttattttatttcttatttcactTGTTGAAATACGGATTAACAGTGTACAGTCGGTAAAAGGTAAAATTACGTTAACTTTTAATAAGCTCggtacaaataaatttcaaagtccACGTATTTCCtgcgatcgatcgaaaacGAAATTGTTCAATCGCTTCGAAGTCTCGTTTAACGAGTCACGTTCCGATGTCATCGATAATTTAGTAGGAAGTTGCGGCAGCGTAATGAAAACGGAAAGAAGAgatgaaaatttcatgaacAAGATCTCGAGTTGTAGGTCGCGCGATACGTTAAAGAGTCAGCGTAACAATCGCGTTGGTCGTAGAAATTGgatgtattcttgtgtgtatgtgtattgTGTGTGTAATAGCCTCGGCGACGAAGAGCAAATAGCGTCGCGCGTAGAATTCACGATCGAGGTCCATCGAAATAGATTATGCGTTATCGCGTACACGTCGCAGAggatatttcaatatcgtaCGATACCATCTAAACATACAGCATCAAAAAGTCGATATATTGATATAAACGCTCATACGTGtttcatttatatacatacacacctATGTACGAGGCTTTTAAAAAAACGCAGTACGTGATCGTCTTGCGTGTGGTTCTGTGAACGGTGTCTTTTTCCTcttgttctcgttttttttcatttcatatgtACGAGGAACATGTCCTCCTCCACAAAGTAACAAAATTTCCATCTCGTTTGTATTCATCGttcatattcattttattcacGTCACGATACAATTGTTGtcctttggaataacgtaaaaaACAACCGTCCTTTCATCTTATTTAACGCGCGTCAGCGAATATCAGAGATACTTAGTTAAGCCTAGTGAACTctggattatttaatttgcacaGAGAAATGCGATCGCGATTCTCGTGCGTTTATTTTctcatctttctttcttttttttttccatttttcttttttttcttcatttttaaatcCGTTCGTCACCAACCGAAAAGATCGCAAGTTGGTGGCGGTATCGAAACGAAAATCGACATCAAAATCGCTCGGAAATCGACAATAGTCCCAAGCTTCCGAAGGGACAACGAAAGTTAGCAGCTTAAGACTTATTATATCACATCCTCAATATATGCGGCagtatttgttttctttacGCCCTAAACTTGATCGGCCGTCGACACATCGAAGCTGAGATTGATGTTTGACATCGATACTCGTTGATACGTTAATCCGCAGTTCCGATTCGCGGTATACCAAAAAACTTGTTGCTAAAGAAAATTCTCCTATATTCGACCGGCCGAGCTCGAGCTTGTGACCCGTCAACTCGGTTCGTCGTGATCAGTTTCGATTGGCAGTATCGGTCGGACTGTTCGTCCTCGAGACCCTACGATTGTACATCGATTATCCTAGAAAACGGGCCGCAGCTGTTTGAATTTCTGGGTAGACACCAAAGGATTTTCCAGGCAAGCCGTGTGATTCCATGCAAAACTCTGGCGACGTACGACGAACAACATAAAGCTGAACTTCTCTTCAACGATAATCGTCGATCTTCCGCTTTTCTCTTCGTCGCCTCGTTCGAAGGCATACGATAGACACAGAGAACGATCAACGTGTAGACTCGATTATTAGGACCTCGTACTCTCGCCCTCTGTTAGCCCTTCCACCAGCTGCACAAACAGCAAAACCATCGCCTTTCGGGATGGGGCTGAAGTATCTGCTATTGTCAGTGCATCGCCCTGGTTGTGGTCAGATGGGTAGTTTCTGCCCTTTTCGGTGGTGGCGGAGGTGGCCTTCTTTTACTGGCAATCGCGTTCACGATATTAATGCTGCGATTCTCATCCGCGAACCTGACAGTCGATTGCCGGGCTGGACTGGATGCGTACTCCACTGGAGCGTGTGGATCCGTCGCGTAGACATTCTCATATAAATTATCAGCTCCATAGTGTTCCTGAACCCAGTTCGACACGTTGGTCTCTCTGTAATCAGCCACAGCAGGCGGTGGATCGCGAAAACCAAGAACTTCGTGAGGAGTGGTGGTCGAATCCAGTTTACATTTCTGCGCAACCTGCCACTTTTTCCTCATTACTCTCTGAAGATCCTTTAAGAAATCACCTGGAGGCGCCTGATCAGATGCGGCAAGCTTCTTGGGAGATGTGAGCCTCGTGCTATCCGACCTTCTCGGTGGCATCGGTTTTCTCTGTGGCAAAGCTGGACTCCCTGGTTCTTGCTGAGGCGGAAGATTGAACGTGATCTTCTTGCCAGTACCCGTCTTCGATTTGGGCGACGTTGGCGGTTCTTGAATGGTTACTCTACGCTGAGGCTGGGGACTGGAGGCAGCTTTCAACTCTGCCAGATAAGGAGGAGCCGCGTAATGTCCGGAACCTTGCTTCATGGCACTTCGTCGCACAGTGTCCATGTTCGGATTTGGCCTGATTGGTTGAACCGTGTTGTGTTGGTGAACCGTCGGATGGGTTCCGTATATCGATTCTACCTTTGAGTTTTGTCTCGTCAAGCTTGAACTGTTGCCGTGCTGTTGCTGGGATCCGTAAGCTGGCGGAGGAACGAATGGGGGAGGCGAGGCAAAGTTTGGCGAACTTGGAACGTACGTTGGTGTGCTGGCGCTGGACCCTGGATAGGAACTATGCGGAGAGGGTACCGAATTTGTCGCGTTGTTCGCGTGAAGAGCGTTTTGTGTATTTGAACTATAGCTCTGGTTATTCTGTATCGTCGAGTTGCTTGGATTCGAATACATCTGCTGATTGGTCGACGGTCTAGATGACGTGTGAGTTGGCGTACTCTCTGGAGTTACTGAGTTTGTAGGTGTGGATTGCTTGGGCCTAGCGCGTCGGATAGTTCCTGTTTCGCCGACTAAAGGACTTGGAGGTGGCGGAAGAGATGCCAGACTTAACGAAGAACCCGTGAGCTCTGGTGTGTTGCACATTGGCAGTTCACCAGGCGCTGGAGGCGGTGGTAGAGAATCCAGGGAGAGATTCGATCGGAACATTTCTGGTGGAGGTGGAGGAAGTGGCTCATTGTCGGATTCTCCTTCCTCTGCCACTCTTGAGGGTGATGGTGGCGGCGGTAACGAAGTAATCGAATCCATCTGCAAAAGTGACACTTTTCGTTAACGATTGttctaaaaatgttaaacgGTATATTTGTGAATTTCAATCTTTTGCACTCGGCAAAGCATCTCAACATCTTCTTTCATCAACttggtaattaaaaatgaGATGTATGAGAACGTCTAATACTCACCATACACGATGGTATCGGACTCGTTGGTGTCTTCGGTTCCTGATTCTCTGATCTGTTGTATCCCATTGGACTTGCTCGTTCTCTAACCGGTGTGCCAGGCGGTACAGGACTAACTGGAGTCGCGTTGCCAGATCGATGATGTCTCTTCAAAGTTCCAGATCCATCCGAATCAGTGCCGCTCCTCCTTCGACTATGCCTTCTGGTCAATGTTCCAGAACCCGAGCTCGTTGGACTCGGACAAGAATCCGGCTCATCGCGAACTGTTTCACCCACTTCCTTCAATTGTCTCGTGATCGATGTTAGGGGCAATTTCGGATTCATCGAGGGCTTCCTTTTTATCGTACCTGTTGGAAACTCGCCACACTCGAAAGCTACCtacgatagaaaataaaatatacttgtaACGTAACCATTCAATAGTACATAGGGGAAAAATATGCTGTCGTCCAATGCTAAACGCTATCGAGAATAGTCTATCTCGACAAGATTGAACACAGTTACGATTTTCCATACCACATCCACACCACCAATCTTGGACGTGTTAACAGTATCAGTCTCTcaagaaaacaaatgaaattaaaaatctgtCTAATTACCTCGCAACTACTGGGTGCTCCATCAGAAAGGCATCCACTGGAACTGGAGCTGCTGGCTCTGCTCAGTCTACCATCGTTATTATAACTTTGTCGTTGTTCAGAATTGTAACTTTGTCTCTGGCTGTCATACTGTCTAGTATTAGCTACTTCCGCGTTGTGCCTTGAATTCTCCGTGAACTGACGAGCGTTATCGTTGGTCGTGTTGTACTGAGTTTGATTCTGTGCCGGTACAGCGATCGAGCTAACGGAACAGGATCTTGCGTGGGCCAGCATGTCGAGATCCTCCTGGGCAAGTTCATCAACCAGGGTTCTGTAATTTTCCATCAACTGTCTTCCATATTTGGCCACCCTGATTCCAACCATCCATCGTTCCAAAGACGCGTTATCCTCAGCGCAGAGGAATTTGATGTACTTTGTCGATTTTGGCTGCTGCAATCTGGGATGTTTGACAGCGAAACAGAAGTCTGTTGGAGCTTTGTATTTCTTCTTCCAACCAATGCCGTAGTAAATTTGATTCACGTCGAAAGTAGCCAGACAAATCAGGTCACGAGCGGTGCGAGCTTTTTCCTTTGGCCAATAATAGAGGCCGGATGCTCGTAGAATAAAGTGGTACCTTTTCCATCCCTTTTTGCTGTCAGATTTCAGATATAATGGTCCCTCGACCTGCATAAtcaatacaataataaatttaacagtCGACAAaggttttatttatatcttatatataggGTGATGAggcgtataaataaatacagacAATTTTTTATGTCATTCAACGTGACGAATGACTTCATCCTATTAAGACactatctttcttctttcataatttttgattaaaaaaaaaataaaaaaaagaaacagtgaTCCGGCAAAATGGCGTAAACTAGCATGTAATAAATCGAAAGTATTAATGACTAATTACCTCTGGTACGCCAACATTGCTGCTGGAAAAGAATTCTTCCAGAAGAATATTACGCGAATGATCGTCATATTCGCCGCTACTCCTATCGGATGGACCTAACAGGAATTTCTCTGGAGTAAGAAACAATTGAGTTTTCTCTGGCCTCTCGACGAAAAGCAGCTTATTTTTCGAGTCTCTGGTCCACAGTAAAAGATTTTCTACCAGCAACTCGTGATCTTCGTATACCCTCtctgaaaaatgaaatcataattacaatataaacgTCTGcgactttttcttttttacgtcatttaataataaacgatatGAAGATATCTTTACCCATGAAAAGATCAGGCAAATGCTCGACTACCGTCCACTTTGGATCCATTGGCACGTGATTTTTGTCAGCTAGAAGCCTGCACACGTGCGCTACGCTCATTCCTTCGTCTACAAGCAAACTTTTACCACTGCCGTCCAAGGTGAACGCTTTGATGAAGAGCTTTTGAACGCTGGCTTCGCGCATTTTTTCCAACGCCAAGCGGATTTTCTCTGCCTTGACTCGGCTTGCAGCgtcttaaaaagaaataagaaataaataatttaagtcGAGaagaatattgaattttaaaggaTCAAAGATCGGAGTACGCATCGAAACTCACCCATGAGTTGATGAGATTGTTGCTGAGGACCTGTGTGCATGGCGGTCTGAGGTGGTTTGTGCCCGGAACCGCTGCTGCTCGCGGAACTCTCGCTGGACAGCATCGACACCGTGTCCGAGAACGCGCTGTCATTGTCAGGACTATCGGTGCGCATAGCTGGAACAAATATTTGACAGCTGTTAAACAATGCATGAGGTACAACTGCAAACAGCTTTGCAATTACAAGTTTCGAGTAACTGTTTCACCTAGCCGTACTTGAGTGTTCTGCAAATTGGATAACGTCGGATAGGAATGTTTGAATGGCTCTAGCCatagaaagtaaattttactgatacattaattctatttaagtGTCATCATTTATCCCTAGAAAGTTGATATTGCTATACGATAACAATTTTATCTTGGATATTTCTCGTAGcacataaaaattttgaaataccaTATCGTCAATAATACTACTActtatcgatgaaattatttaaccaGATAATCTAATCACTCTCGAGTCTACTCAGAGAATGTAAAAAACCGAAATTTCTATTCCACTTTGCGTTTTTTGCCAGAAAAGAAGGTTACTCTATCGATCTATCTGTTATTTCGAGCAACGAATTTTCGCGAGATAATTCGAGAATTACGCTCGAGTCGttaaaagaaggaaggaaaagaagaaaactcgTCTGATGAATTAAATTCGTAATAAACAAACCTCCTTCATTTTTCCCGATATCGGTATTGTCCCCAGCAGTGATTCTGGTGCTGTTAGGTCGGCCCTGTCTCTGCGAATCGGGCGCAGGTGTAGAAGCGATGTCACCGTCGCAGCGGCGCTCCAGGGCGCACAGCTCTCCGAGGATAGCATCCAGATCGACATCCTGAGAATCTGCGGCAAAGGAGCAACAAATAAACTCGATTGATCGACTTAAAACCACACAGAACAAAGCAGCCGGGCAACGGatgcaaagaaaaagaaaagacaaagaagaaTAAAGGATAGATAGCAGATAAGGAGAGTAAAAGTGAATATCCCACGTTGCTACGCTAAAAGAAGGATCGTGTTCAACGATTACGATCGCAGGGAAACTGCTAATGGTCGGGACACGAATTATGAGCGATCCGACGATGAAACCAGTTCCGCGCTAATTACCCGCACGATTGTACGGTCATCTGGTAACCGCACGTTCGCTCGTGTTCCTCGAATGTGAAACGAGGCCTCGGACCCGCGAGACTCGTGTACCTGACCTCGTGCAACACAGAGGCGAAAGTCCTTGGCtgacgaagaaacgaacggTTTTAATTGCATCCGTAGATCGTTTGCCTGTAAACCGGTCGATGCCTGTTTTTGGAATTTGTTCACGCCGTTCGTGCGCGTCAGTaaatgatttcttttttttttcttttttaccaaTTTGCCGGCAATCGAGAAAAATAACGTTAAGGCGAGTGTTTTGGTATTTTATAGGCTGTAATTAATGGTTTTGGGAAAGTTGTATTTTAACGTTTCCTTCGTGTATGTAAGTAGAAAATTGATTACTCTTTGAGATAAAATGTTATGATACCGAGATACGATCAAATTTacgaaaaatcaaatttcgGACTAGGCTATACTTATTTCGTTAATCATCGATTTTTCACGTTAAATTTTCTTCCGTTATCTGTTAGAAATCTAATTACCTTTTCGTCTCGTTTTCGTGAGCCGATACTTTCAATCGTTTCGGtcgattaatatatttcaaatttcgttACACTGTACGGTACCTCTActgagaaacagagaaaagaaTATCGAGTATCGTGTTCTTTACATTTCTACGATACGACGCGACGGTCACAAGTTGCAACGGTAATAAGTTCGTCTCAGCTAGCGAA
This Bombus pascuorum chromosome 1, iyBomPasc1.1, whole genome shotgun sequence DNA region includes the following protein-coding sequences:
- the LOC132916134 gene encoding amyloid beta A4 precursor protein-binding family B member 1-interacting protein isoform X5, producing the protein MLANFGSNESILGYLASKDSQDVDLDAILGELCALERRCDGDIASTPAPDSQRQGRPNSTRITAGDNTDIGKNEGAMRTDSPDNDSAFSDTVSMLSSESSASSSGSGHKPPQTAMHTGPQQQSHQLMDAASRVKAEKIRLALEKMREASVQKLFIKAFTLDGSGKSLLVDEGMSVAHVCRLLADKNHVPMDPKWTVVEHLPDLFMERVYEDHELLVENLLLWTRDSKNKLLFVERPEKTQLFLTPEKFLLGPSDRSSGEYDDHSRNILLEEFFSSSNVGVPEVEGPLYLKSDSKKGWKRYHFILRASGLYYWPKEKARTARDLICLATFDVNQIYYGIGWKKKYKAPTDFCFAVKHPRLQQPKSTKYIKFLCAEDNASLERWMVGIRVAKYGRQLMENYRTLVDELAQEDLDMLAHARSCSVSSIAVPAQNQTQYNTTNDNARQFTENSRHNAEVANTRQYDSQRQSYNSEQRQSYNNDGRLSRASSSSSSGCLSDGAPSSCEVAFECGEFPTGTIKRKPSMNPKLPLTSITRQLKEVGETVRDEPDSCPSPTSSGSGTLTRRHSRRRSGTDSDGSGTLKRHHRSGNATPVSPVPPGTPVRERASPMGYNRSENQEPKTPTSPIPSCMMDSITSLPPPPSPSRVAEEGESDNEPLPPPPPEMFRSNLSLDSLPPPPAPGELPMCNTPELTGSSLSLASLPPPPSPLVGETGTIRRARPKQSTPTNSVTPESTPTHTSSRPSTNQQMYSNPSNSTIQNNQSYSSNTQNALHANNATNSVPSPHSSYPGSSASTPTYVPSSPNFASPPPFVPPPAYGSQQQHGNSSSLTRQNSKVESIYGTHPTVHQHNTVQPIRPNPNMDTVRRSAMKQGSGHYAAPPYLAELKAASSPQPQRRVTIQEPPTSPKSKTGTGKKITFNLPPQQEPGSPALPQRKPMPPRRSDSTRLTSPKKLAASDQAPPGDFLKDLQRVMRKKWQVAQKCKLDSTTTPHEVLGFRDPPPAVADYRETNVSNWVQEHYGADNLYENVYATDPHAPVEYASSPARQSTVRFADENRSINIVNAIASKRRPPPPPPKRAETTHLTTTRAMH